One Paenarthrobacter aurescens TC1 DNA window includes the following coding sequences:
- a CDS encoding putative haloacid dehalogenase-like hydrolase (identified by match to protein family HMM PF00702; match to protein family HMM TIGR01460) translates to MADSLISLFDAVLSDLDGVVYAGPHAIPGAVESLQRLETVGVGLGYVTNNASRTPAQVAAHLRELGAPAEDHQVVSSSQAAGELLASMLPAGAHVLITGSAALAHEIELAGLKPVHSAAESPVAVVQGFNPEIGWKDLAEASYVVAGGAMWFATNTDMSIPQARGMAPGNGTLVAAVAAATGKTPLVAGKPEAPLFHAAAKRLKADRPLVVGDRLDTDILGGNRAGFATAAVLTGVDTTHTIIAARTDERPDYLLADLAGLYTPYPEVVSDAGMFRCGAATAVAGDGIVTVTGLEGDLDAWRAACAAWWAAVPDTDVAQTPQLVWRNH, encoded by the coding sequence ATGGCTGATTCACTGATCTCACTGTTTGATGCTGTCCTTTCAGATCTGGACGGGGTGGTCTATGCAGGACCCCACGCCATCCCTGGGGCTGTGGAGTCATTGCAGCGTCTCGAAACCGTGGGTGTTGGCCTGGGTTATGTGACCAACAATGCCTCCCGCACCCCGGCCCAGGTCGCGGCGCATCTACGTGAGCTTGGCGCGCCGGCTGAGGACCATCAAGTGGTCAGTTCCTCCCAGGCAGCAGGGGAGCTTCTGGCTTCCATGCTGCCTGCGGGGGCGCATGTCCTCATCACGGGCAGTGCGGCTTTGGCCCATGAGATCGAATTGGCGGGCCTCAAACCCGTGCACAGTGCCGCCGAATCCCCGGTTGCCGTTGTCCAGGGGTTCAACCCGGAGATTGGCTGGAAGGATCTCGCGGAGGCGTCGTATGTTGTGGCCGGGGGAGCCATGTGGTTTGCCACCAACACGGATATGTCCATCCCGCAGGCCCGCGGCATGGCCCCCGGGAATGGAACGCTGGTTGCCGCTGTGGCGGCCGCCACGGGAAAGACGCCGCTGGTGGCCGGTAAGCCTGAGGCCCCTCTTTTCCACGCAGCGGCCAAACGGCTTAAGGCCGACCGTCCGCTGGTTGTGGGCGACCGTCTGGACACCGACATCCTGGGCGGCAACCGTGCAGGATTTGCGACGGCGGCCGTCCTCACCGGAGTGGACACCACCCACACCATCATTGCTGCACGAACGGATGAACGTCCGGACTACCTCCTGGCAGACCTGGCGGGCTTGTACACACCGTATCCGGAGGTTGTCAGCGACGCCGGTATGTTCCGTTGCGGCGCAGCCACTGCAGTTGCCGGGGACGGAATTGTCACGGTGACTGGCCTCGAGGGTGACCTCGACGCGTGGCGGGCGGCATGCGCGGCGTGGTGGGCAGCTGTTCCGGACACGGACGTGGCGCAAACGCCGCAGCTGGTGTGGCGAAATCACTAG